The following proteins are encoded in a genomic region of Alosa alosa isolate M-15738 ecotype Scorff River chromosome 10, AALO_Geno_1.1, whole genome shotgun sequence:
- the ptpdc1a gene encoding protein tyrosine phosphatase domain-containing protein 1 isoform X2, protein MQRQQRPACRSLAGDILFGLGNSRRHSASDVLLKVLQRRRSSALESLSTSSHRVMLAVSMVEADTSAQGRRFSVRVPTAKYTKVGETLRHVIPGHMQCSMTCGGRACKYENPSRWSDEEQAIKGLYSSWITDNLLAMARPSTEIIEKYNIIEQFQGCGLKTVINLQRPGEHASCGNPLEAESGFTYRPEIFMEAGIYFYNFGWKDYGVASLTTILDMVKVMSFAIQEGKMAIHCHAGLGRTGVLLACYLVFTSRMSADQAILFVRAKRPNSIQTRGQLLCVREFAQFLVPLRSVFSCAEPRAHTVTLTQYLTRQRHLLHGYEARLMKHVPKPVQLICRLLLDVAENRTVPVDELRPAPELPDLAAEVEKTVSQQALQQLGKEMRGKGIPVPSPRVSLTTPVPVLLAHDRPLCSEQDMVWRQREPCNLLKPLRTLKRSLSLSDTALHILSSQMHPAGASASALSHRPMSDLFNPCFTFHNSLGDCESTWHPPGQPHCRGRSHDSDSPSNRSPSNSPISDKPQRKEAEKKPGGSCQSRRVPLRQSQRSMSVGYTESSRGTNESMLSAWDDEGCGKGCVDRGKSSAVSDLSSTEACDVNSEKPNFPFIALQNELSPQARRVLVAQALATESDQEELRDKVLEWQTELNSREGTWDRLCLERDPLVLSSLVWSWLEQLRDPVISHEDVEALEENNYSSQQALDSLDKGHKQTLLCILDCAAHLLEIPEEVEKGILDRIIKTFTKVDMESENGQAVCCTLRAVLTPVLHELRAKAEEEVDFIGQYAEYP, encoded by the exons tTAGTGTTCGAGTCCCGACAGCAAAGTACACTAAAGTTGGGGAGACCCTGCGGCATGTCATCCCTGGTCACATGCAGTGTTCCATGACCTGTGGGGGGCGCGCCTGCAAGTACGAGAACCCCTCCCGCTGGAGCGACGAGGAGCAAGCCATCAAGGGCCTCTACTCGTCATG GATCACAGACAACCTACTAGCCATGGCAAGGCCTTCAACAGAAATAATTGAAAAATATAACATCATTGAACAGTTTCAAGG GTGTGGCCTAAAGACGGTGATTAATCTGCAGCGCCCAGGGGAGCATGCCAGCTGTGGCAACCCTCTGGAGGCAGAGAGTGGCTTTACCTATCGCCCTGAGATCTTCATGGAAGCAGGAA TTTACTTTTACAACTTTGGATGGAAGGACTATGGCGTGGCATCTCTTACCACCATCTTGGATATGGTTAAAGTGATGTCCTTTGCCATTCAGGAGGGGAAAATGGCCATCCATTGCCATGCGGGTCTTGGAAGAACAG GTGTCTTACTGGCATGCTACCTCGTTTTTACTTCACGGATGAGCGCTGACCAGGCCATCCTGTTTGTGCGCGCAAAGCGACCCAACTCCATCCAGACGCGGGGACAGCTACTGTGCGTGCGGGAGTTTGCCCAGTTCCTTGTGCCGCTGCGCAGCGTCTTCTCCTGTGCCGAGCCAAGGGCCCACACTGTCACGCTCACACAGTACCTGACCCGCCAGCGCCACCTGCTGCATGGCTACGAGGCGCGCCTCATGAAGCACGTGCCCAAACCCGTGCAGCTAATCTGCCGCCTGCTGCTGGACGTGGCCGAGAACCGCACAGTCCCCGTGGACGAACTGCGGCCGGCACCAGAGCTGCCAGACCTGGCTGCGGAGGTAGAGAAGACCGTATCCCAGCAGGCTCTGCAGCAGCTCGGCAAGGAGATGAGGGGGAAGGGCATCCCTGTGCCTTCGCCACGAGTCTCGCTGACAACCCCCGTCCCCGTGCTGCTGGCTCACGACCGGCCTTTGTGCAGCGAACAGGACATGGTTTGGAGGCAGCGGGAACCCTGCAACCTCCTGAAACCTCTCCGTACCCTCAAGAGAAGCCTTAGCTTGAGCGACACTGCCCTGCACATCCTGTCCTCTCAGATGCATCCAGCAGGGGCCTCTGCAAGTGCACTTAGCCACAGGCCAATGTCAGACCTCTTCAATCCATGCTTCACCTTTCACAACAGCCTTGGGGATTGTGAGTCTACTTGGCATCCACCAGGTCAACCTCACTGTCGCGGTCGCAGTCACGACAGTGACAGCCCAAGCAATCGCTCTCCCTCCAACTCGCCAATCTCAGACAAACCTCAGAGgaaagaggcagagaaaaaGCCTGGAGGATCATGCCAGTCAAGACGGGTACCTCTCAGACAGAGTCAGCGTAGCATGTCTGTGGGGTATACTGAAAGCAGCAGAGGAACCAACGAGTCCATGTTGTCAGCGTGGGATGATGAAGGTTGTGGAAAGGGTTGTGTTGATAGGGGGAAGTCATCAGCCGTCTCTGATCTTAGCTCAACGGAAGCTTGCGATGTTAATTCGGAGAAGCCAAACTTCCCCTTCATCGCACTCCAGAATGAGCTCAGCCCGCAGGCCAGGCGAGTCTTGGTTGCTCAAGCGCTTGCGACAGAATCTGACCAAGAAGAGCTCAGAGACAAGGTGCTAGAGTGGCAG ACGGAGCTGAACTCCAGAGAGGGGACCTGGGATCGACTCTGCCTGGAGCGGGACCCTCTGGTGCTCTCTAGTCTCGTGTGGTCTTGGCTGGAGCAGCTCAGAGATCCGGTCATCAGCCATGAGGATGTGGAGGCACTGGAGGAGAACAACTATAGCTCACAACAGGCTCTAGACTCACTGGACAAG GGCCACAAACAAACTCTGTTGTGCATTCTTGATTGTGCCGCACATCTATTAGAGATACCAGAGGAGGTGGAAAAGGGCATTCTCGATCGTATAATCAAAACATTTACAAAG GTGGATATGGAATCGGAGAATGGCCAGGCGGTTTGCTGCACCCTGCGGGCAGTCTTGACCCCTGTTCTCCATGAGCTGAGGGCCAAAGCAGAGGAGGAAGTGGACTTCATAGGCCAGTATGCTGAGTATCCCTGA
- the LOC125302498 gene encoding E3 ubiquitin-protein ligase TRIM63-like: protein MDTLCSELSCPICLEIFTPPILELPCCHNFCKKCVQQTLDAHNGHRNNGQFVCPMCRKVTHLRSKGINGIKRNLFAENVLDKLKQEIEKMAKEEIIKKDMCPQHKEEENLYCLTDNQPICTTCKIFGDHSTHEIAKISDMYKLRKELFAEQMKMVLSICDAHANIIQELGHNMELLLFSKTLTQDYVKKVGDSLIRDIQMKVAALIMRIEVETDMKSKLMQHGLEVLYEPKRLYDEMLQHGQSKTPLEFLKKEVGLRARAEKLVLLDELDPEYRDYVSHGKYVEELMSGFEVIKMGKITRKSLVRKISKILKEWKSDRKHFDDAAYRSLDLILAKTLFLEQDPSNDSEDSLSWDLESSDEDIEEGATASKPEVQQTSKCNV, encoded by the exons ATGGATACCCTCTGTAGCGAACTATCTTGTCCTATTTGTCTGGAAATATTCACACCACCTATTTTGGAGCTGCCCTGCTGCCATAACTTCTGCAAGAAATGTGTCCAACAAACTCTTGACGCTCACAATGGTCATCGCAATAATGGACAATTTGTTTGTCCAATGTGCCGCAAG GTCACTCACTTACGCAGCAAAGGAATTAATGGGATTAAAAGGAACCTATTTGCTGAAAATGTGCTGGATAAACTCAAACAAGAGATTGAGAAAATGGCTAAAGAAGAGATTATCAAAAAAGACATGTGCCCTCAACATAAAGAGGAGGAAAATCTG TACTGTCTGACTGACAACCAACCAATCTGCACTACCTGCAAGATTTTTGGAGACCATAGTACCCATGAGATTGCTAAAATAAGTGATATGTACAAGTTGCGGAAGGAGCTCTTTGCTGAGCAGATGAAAATGGTGCTGTCCATATGTGATGCACATGCCAACATCATCCAG GAGTTAGGGCATAACATGGAACTGCTTCTGTTCAGCAAAACACTAACTCAGGACTACGTAAAGAAAGTTGGAGACAGTCTAATTAGGGACATCCAGATGAAAGTGGCTGCGCTCATTATGCGGATTGAGGTTGAAACTGACATGAAGTCCAAACTGATGCAGCACGGCCTGGAGGTGCTCTATGAGCCGAAAAGACTATATGATGAGATGCTTCAACATGGGCAGAGCAAAACGCCACTGGAGTTCCTCAAGAAGGAGGTTGGCCTAAGGGCGAGGGCTGAAAAGTTGGTCTTGCTTGATGAACTTGACCCGGAGTACAGAGATTACGTCTCGCACGGCAAATACGTCGAAGAACTAATGAGCGGCTTCGAAGTGATAAAGATGGGCAAAATAACAAGAAAAAGCCTTGTGAGGAAAATATCTAAGATCCTAAAAGAATGGAAATCTGACCGAAAACATTTTGATGATGCTGCTTACCGAAGTTTAGATTTGATCCTGGCAAAAACCTTGTTCCTTGAGCAGGATCCCAGTAACGATTCCGAAGACAGCTTGAGCTGGGATCTTGAAAGCTCTGACGAGGACATCGAAGAGGGGGCAACAGCATCTAAGCCCGAAGTACAACAGACTTCAAAGTGCAACGTGTAA
- the ptpdc1a gene encoding protein tyrosine phosphatase domain-containing protein 1 isoform X1 has translation MKTSDNCTLTRNEEPASAMAAGVSLLSDVPYPSPVEPSTEMEPGGYRRILIVSQKARGREGEEERPWEQTHTERVSVRVPTAKYTKVGETLRHVIPGHMQCSMTCGGRACKYENPSRWSDEEQAIKGLYSSWITDNLLAMARPSTEIIEKYNIIEQFQGCGLKTVINLQRPGEHASCGNPLEAESGFTYRPEIFMEAGIYFYNFGWKDYGVASLTTILDMVKVMSFAIQEGKMAIHCHAGLGRTGVLLACYLVFTSRMSADQAILFVRAKRPNSIQTRGQLLCVREFAQFLVPLRSVFSCAEPRAHTVTLTQYLTRQRHLLHGYEARLMKHVPKPVQLICRLLLDVAENRTVPVDELRPAPELPDLAAEVEKTVSQQALQQLGKEMRGKGIPVPSPRVSLTTPVPVLLAHDRPLCSEQDMVWRQREPCNLLKPLRTLKRSLSLSDTALHILSSQMHPAGASASALSHRPMSDLFNPCFTFHNSLGDCESTWHPPGQPHCRGRSHDSDSPSNRSPSNSPISDKPQRKEAEKKPGGSCQSRRVPLRQSQRSMSVGYTESSRGTNESMLSAWDDEGCGKGCVDRGKSSAVSDLSSTEACDVNSEKPNFPFIALQNELSPQARRVLVAQALATESDQEELRDKVLEWQTELNSREGTWDRLCLERDPLVLSSLVWSWLEQLRDPVISHEDVEALEENNYSSQQALDSLDKGHKQTLLCILDCAAHLLEIPEEVEKGILDRIIKTFTKVDMESENGQAVCCTLRAVLTPVLHELRAKAEEEVDFIGQYAEYP, from the exons tTAGTGTTCGAGTCCCGACAGCAAAGTACACTAAAGTTGGGGAGACCCTGCGGCATGTCATCCCTGGTCACATGCAGTGTTCCATGACCTGTGGGGGGCGCGCCTGCAAGTACGAGAACCCCTCCCGCTGGAGCGACGAGGAGCAAGCCATCAAGGGCCTCTACTCGTCATG GATCACAGACAACCTACTAGCCATGGCAAGGCCTTCAACAGAAATAATTGAAAAATATAACATCATTGAACAGTTTCAAGG GTGTGGCCTAAAGACGGTGATTAATCTGCAGCGCCCAGGGGAGCATGCCAGCTGTGGCAACCCTCTGGAGGCAGAGAGTGGCTTTACCTATCGCCCTGAGATCTTCATGGAAGCAGGAA TTTACTTTTACAACTTTGGATGGAAGGACTATGGCGTGGCATCTCTTACCACCATCTTGGATATGGTTAAAGTGATGTCCTTTGCCATTCAGGAGGGGAAAATGGCCATCCATTGCCATGCGGGTCTTGGAAGAACAG GTGTCTTACTGGCATGCTACCTCGTTTTTACTTCACGGATGAGCGCTGACCAGGCCATCCTGTTTGTGCGCGCAAAGCGACCCAACTCCATCCAGACGCGGGGACAGCTACTGTGCGTGCGGGAGTTTGCCCAGTTCCTTGTGCCGCTGCGCAGCGTCTTCTCCTGTGCCGAGCCAAGGGCCCACACTGTCACGCTCACACAGTACCTGACCCGCCAGCGCCACCTGCTGCATGGCTACGAGGCGCGCCTCATGAAGCACGTGCCCAAACCCGTGCAGCTAATCTGCCGCCTGCTGCTGGACGTGGCCGAGAACCGCACAGTCCCCGTGGACGAACTGCGGCCGGCACCAGAGCTGCCAGACCTGGCTGCGGAGGTAGAGAAGACCGTATCCCAGCAGGCTCTGCAGCAGCTCGGCAAGGAGATGAGGGGGAAGGGCATCCCTGTGCCTTCGCCACGAGTCTCGCTGACAACCCCCGTCCCCGTGCTGCTGGCTCACGACCGGCCTTTGTGCAGCGAACAGGACATGGTTTGGAGGCAGCGGGAACCCTGCAACCTCCTGAAACCTCTCCGTACCCTCAAGAGAAGCCTTAGCTTGAGCGACACTGCCCTGCACATCCTGTCCTCTCAGATGCATCCAGCAGGGGCCTCTGCAAGTGCACTTAGCCACAGGCCAATGTCAGACCTCTTCAATCCATGCTTCACCTTTCACAACAGCCTTGGGGATTGTGAGTCTACTTGGCATCCACCAGGTCAACCTCACTGTCGCGGTCGCAGTCACGACAGTGACAGCCCAAGCAATCGCTCTCCCTCCAACTCGCCAATCTCAGACAAACCTCAGAGgaaagaggcagagaaaaaGCCTGGAGGATCATGCCAGTCAAGACGGGTACCTCTCAGACAGAGTCAGCGTAGCATGTCTGTGGGGTATACTGAAAGCAGCAGAGGAACCAACGAGTCCATGTTGTCAGCGTGGGATGATGAAGGTTGTGGAAAGGGTTGTGTTGATAGGGGGAAGTCATCAGCCGTCTCTGATCTTAGCTCAACGGAAGCTTGCGATGTTAATTCGGAGAAGCCAAACTTCCCCTTCATCGCACTCCAGAATGAGCTCAGCCCGCAGGCCAGGCGAGTCTTGGTTGCTCAAGCGCTTGCGACAGAATCTGACCAAGAAGAGCTCAGAGACAAGGTGCTAGAGTGGCAG ACGGAGCTGAACTCCAGAGAGGGGACCTGGGATCGACTCTGCCTGGAGCGGGACCCTCTGGTGCTCTCTAGTCTCGTGTGGTCTTGGCTGGAGCAGCTCAGAGATCCGGTCATCAGCCATGAGGATGTGGAGGCACTGGAGGAGAACAACTATAGCTCACAACAGGCTCTAGACTCACTGGACAAG GGCCACAAACAAACTCTGTTGTGCATTCTTGATTGTGCCGCACATCTATTAGAGATACCAGAGGAGGTGGAAAAGGGCATTCTCGATCGTATAATCAAAACATTTACAAAG GTGGATATGGAATCGGAGAATGGCCAGGCGGTTTGCTGCACCCTGCGGGCAGTCTTGACCCCTGTTCTCCATGAGCTGAGGGCCAAAGCAGAGGAGGAAGTGGACTTCATAGGCCAGTATGCTGAGTATCCCTGA
- the ptpdc1a gene encoding protein tyrosine phosphatase domain-containing protein 1 isoform X3, which produces MKTSDNCTLTRNEEPASAMAAGVSLLSDVPYPSPVEPSTEMEPVSVRVPTAKYTKVGETLRHVIPGHMQCSMTCGGRACKYENPSRWSDEEQAIKGLYSSWITDNLLAMARPSTEIIEKYNIIEQFQGCGLKTVINLQRPGEHASCGNPLEAESGFTYRPEIFMEAGIYFYNFGWKDYGVASLTTILDMVKVMSFAIQEGKMAIHCHAGLGRTGVLLACYLVFTSRMSADQAILFVRAKRPNSIQTRGQLLCVREFAQFLVPLRSVFSCAEPRAHTVTLTQYLTRQRHLLHGYEARLMKHVPKPVQLICRLLLDVAENRTVPVDELRPAPELPDLAAEVEKTVSQQALQQLGKEMRGKGIPVPSPRVSLTTPVPVLLAHDRPLCSEQDMVWRQREPCNLLKPLRTLKRSLSLSDTALHILSSQMHPAGASASALSHRPMSDLFNPCFTFHNSLGDCESTWHPPGQPHCRGRSHDSDSPSNRSPSNSPISDKPQRKEAEKKPGGSCQSRRVPLRQSQRSMSVGYTESSRGTNESMLSAWDDEGCGKGCVDRGKSSAVSDLSSTEACDVNSEKPNFPFIALQNELSPQARRVLVAQALATESDQEELRDKVLEWQTELNSREGTWDRLCLERDPLVLSSLVWSWLEQLRDPVISHEDVEALEENNYSSQQALDSLDKGHKQTLLCILDCAAHLLEIPEEVEKGILDRIIKTFTKVDMESENGQAVCCTLRAVLTPVLHELRAKAEEEVDFIGQYAEYP; this is translated from the exons tTAGTGTTCGAGTCCCGACAGCAAAGTACACTAAAGTTGGGGAGACCCTGCGGCATGTCATCCCTGGTCACATGCAGTGTTCCATGACCTGTGGGGGGCGCGCCTGCAAGTACGAGAACCCCTCCCGCTGGAGCGACGAGGAGCAAGCCATCAAGGGCCTCTACTCGTCATG GATCACAGACAACCTACTAGCCATGGCAAGGCCTTCAACAGAAATAATTGAAAAATATAACATCATTGAACAGTTTCAAGG GTGTGGCCTAAAGACGGTGATTAATCTGCAGCGCCCAGGGGAGCATGCCAGCTGTGGCAACCCTCTGGAGGCAGAGAGTGGCTTTACCTATCGCCCTGAGATCTTCATGGAAGCAGGAA TTTACTTTTACAACTTTGGATGGAAGGACTATGGCGTGGCATCTCTTACCACCATCTTGGATATGGTTAAAGTGATGTCCTTTGCCATTCAGGAGGGGAAAATGGCCATCCATTGCCATGCGGGTCTTGGAAGAACAG GTGTCTTACTGGCATGCTACCTCGTTTTTACTTCACGGATGAGCGCTGACCAGGCCATCCTGTTTGTGCGCGCAAAGCGACCCAACTCCATCCAGACGCGGGGACAGCTACTGTGCGTGCGGGAGTTTGCCCAGTTCCTTGTGCCGCTGCGCAGCGTCTTCTCCTGTGCCGAGCCAAGGGCCCACACTGTCACGCTCACACAGTACCTGACCCGCCAGCGCCACCTGCTGCATGGCTACGAGGCGCGCCTCATGAAGCACGTGCCCAAACCCGTGCAGCTAATCTGCCGCCTGCTGCTGGACGTGGCCGAGAACCGCACAGTCCCCGTGGACGAACTGCGGCCGGCACCAGAGCTGCCAGACCTGGCTGCGGAGGTAGAGAAGACCGTATCCCAGCAGGCTCTGCAGCAGCTCGGCAAGGAGATGAGGGGGAAGGGCATCCCTGTGCCTTCGCCACGAGTCTCGCTGACAACCCCCGTCCCCGTGCTGCTGGCTCACGACCGGCCTTTGTGCAGCGAACAGGACATGGTTTGGAGGCAGCGGGAACCCTGCAACCTCCTGAAACCTCTCCGTACCCTCAAGAGAAGCCTTAGCTTGAGCGACACTGCCCTGCACATCCTGTCCTCTCAGATGCATCCAGCAGGGGCCTCTGCAAGTGCACTTAGCCACAGGCCAATGTCAGACCTCTTCAATCCATGCTTCACCTTTCACAACAGCCTTGGGGATTGTGAGTCTACTTGGCATCCACCAGGTCAACCTCACTGTCGCGGTCGCAGTCACGACAGTGACAGCCCAAGCAATCGCTCTCCCTCCAACTCGCCAATCTCAGACAAACCTCAGAGgaaagaggcagagaaaaaGCCTGGAGGATCATGCCAGTCAAGACGGGTACCTCTCAGACAGAGTCAGCGTAGCATGTCTGTGGGGTATACTGAAAGCAGCAGAGGAACCAACGAGTCCATGTTGTCAGCGTGGGATGATGAAGGTTGTGGAAAGGGTTGTGTTGATAGGGGGAAGTCATCAGCCGTCTCTGATCTTAGCTCAACGGAAGCTTGCGATGTTAATTCGGAGAAGCCAAACTTCCCCTTCATCGCACTCCAGAATGAGCTCAGCCCGCAGGCCAGGCGAGTCTTGGTTGCTCAAGCGCTTGCGACAGAATCTGACCAAGAAGAGCTCAGAGACAAGGTGCTAGAGTGGCAG ACGGAGCTGAACTCCAGAGAGGGGACCTGGGATCGACTCTGCCTGGAGCGGGACCCTCTGGTGCTCTCTAGTCTCGTGTGGTCTTGGCTGGAGCAGCTCAGAGATCCGGTCATCAGCCATGAGGATGTGGAGGCACTGGAGGAGAACAACTATAGCTCACAACAGGCTCTAGACTCACTGGACAAG GGCCACAAACAAACTCTGTTGTGCATTCTTGATTGTGCCGCACATCTATTAGAGATACCAGAGGAGGTGGAAAAGGGCATTCTCGATCGTATAATCAAAACATTTACAAAG GTGGATATGGAATCGGAGAATGGCCAGGCGGTTTGCTGCACCCTGCGGGCAGTCTTGACCCCTGTTCTCCATGAGCTGAGGGCCAAAGCAGAGGAGGAAGTGGACTTCATAGGCCAGTATGCTGAGTATCCCTGA